A genomic region of Bradyrhizobium sp. ORS 278 contains the following coding sequences:
- a CDS encoding MFS transporter: protein MTQAAAMDGETDLSRRHEANPGEIAIGVIIGRTSEFFDFFVYAIASVIVFPRLVFPFADELTQTLYSFGLFALAFIARPFGSVIFMAIDRRYGKSAKLIIALFLLGTSTVAIAFLPSYYTVGAGAIWLLALARIGQGLAWGGAWDGLASLLAMNAPEHQRGWYAMIPQLGAPLGLIVASTLFAFFVGHLSAADFFDWGWRYPFFVAFAINVVALFARLRMVVTPEYDELFQSRELQPASVANTIRHEGRNIVIGAFAPLASFALFHMVTVFPLSWVFLFTKETPARFLIIEAVGAVFGVIAIVASGMLADRIGRKSLLIGSAIAIAVFSGFAPQLLDAGPVGETIYMVLGFILLGLSFGQSSGAIAANFARTYRYTASALTADLAWLFGAGFAPLAALLLASYFGLLSAGGYLLSGAVCTLLALWLSAPRQLEQT, encoded by the coding sequence ATGACACAGGCAGCGGCCATGGACGGCGAGACCGATCTCTCCCGCAGGCATGAAGCGAACCCGGGCGAGATCGCGATCGGGGTCATCATCGGGCGTACGTCGGAGTTCTTCGACTTCTTCGTCTACGCCATCGCCTCCGTGATCGTGTTTCCGCGCCTGGTGTTCCCGTTCGCCGACGAGCTGACGCAGACGCTGTATTCCTTCGGCCTGTTCGCCCTCGCCTTCATTGCGCGCCCGTTCGGCAGCGTCATCTTCATGGCGATCGACCGCCGCTACGGCAAGAGCGCCAAGCTGATCATCGCGCTTTTCCTGCTCGGCACCTCCACCGTCGCGATCGCCTTCCTGCCGAGCTACTACACCGTCGGCGCCGGAGCGATCTGGCTGCTGGCGCTGGCGCGCATCGGCCAGGGCCTCGCCTGGGGCGGCGCCTGGGACGGGTTGGCGTCGCTGCTCGCGATGAACGCGCCGGAGCATCAGCGCGGGTGGTATGCGATGATCCCGCAACTCGGCGCGCCGCTCGGTCTGATCGTCGCCAGCACGCTGTTCGCCTTCTTCGTCGGCCATCTCTCGGCGGCGGACTTCTTCGACTGGGGCTGGCGCTATCCGTTCTTCGTGGCATTTGCCATCAATGTGGTGGCGCTGTTCGCGCGGCTGCGCATGGTGGTCACCCCCGAATATGACGAGCTGTTCCAGTCGCGTGAATTGCAGCCGGCCAGCGTCGCCAACACCATCCGCCACGAGGGCCGCAACATCGTGATCGGCGCCTTCGCCCCGCTGGCGAGCTTCGCCCTCTTCCACATGGTGACGGTGTTTCCGCTGTCCTGGGTGTTCCTGTTCACCAAGGAGACGCCGGCACGCTTCCTGATCATCGAGGCCGTCGGCGCCGTATTCGGCGTGATCGCGATCGTCGCCTCGGGCATGCTCGCCGACCGCATCGGCCGCAAGTCGCTGCTGATCGGCTCGGCAATTGCGATCGCCGTATTCTCCGGCTTCGCGCCGCAGCTGCTCGACGCCGGCCCGGTCGGCGAGACCATCTACATGGTCCTCGGCTTCATCCTGCTCGGCCTGTCGTTCGGCCAGTCGTCAGGTGCGATCGCCGCCAACTTCGCCCGCACCTATCGCTACACGGCGTCCGCACTGACGGCCGATTTGGCGTGGCTGTTCGGCGCAGGATTTGCGCCACTCGCGGCGCTGCTGCTGGCGTCTTATTTCGGCCTGCTGTCGGCCGGCGGCTATCTGCTGTCAGGCGCGGTGTGCACGTTGCTGGCGCTGTGGCTGAGTGCACCAAGGCAGTTGGAGCAGACGTAA
- a CDS encoding TRAP transporter large permease subunit — protein sequence MTMQLVDHSSAAVLPATGHASIARVLERALGAVVSTAAALLVVAEIGVLFAGVCARYVFHKPLIWSDELAGILFLWLAMLGAAVAFQRGEHMRMTAAVGRLSSQMQSFLDVLAIAAPLAFLILVIDPAYEFAADEAIITTPALELSNLWRAAALPTGLGIMLVMAVLRLCTLGEWKLVGGAALLIGAIGIGLYLLGPALIPLGNLNLLIFFVGLVALLVFAAVPIAFAFGLATFAYITLTTNTPSTVVIGRMDEGMSHLILLSVPLFVFLGLLIEMTGMARAMVGFLASLLGHVRGGLQYVLVAAMYLVSGISGSKAADMAAVAPVLFPEMVKRGAKPGDLVALLSATGAQTETIPPSLVLITIGSVTGVSIAALFTGGLLPGLVLAFMLCVVVWQRYRGEDLSHVSKASLGMIAKSFVIALPAVALPFIIRAAVVGGVATATEVSTIGIVYSALCGLLLYRRFDWRRLASMLIETAALSGAILLIIGAATGMAWALTQSGFSTALARFMTNLPGGAPMFLAVTIAAFIVLGSVLEGIPAIVLFGPLLFPIAKQIGIHEVHYAMVVILAMGIGLFAPPFGVGYYAACAISRIHPDMGIRPMLGYTLALLIGTIVIAAVPWFSIGLLH from the coding sequence ATGACCATGCAGCTCGTTGACCACTCCAGTGCAGCCGTCCTTCCCGCAACCGGGCACGCGTCCATCGCACGCGTGCTCGAGCGGGCGCTCGGCGCGGTCGTCTCGACCGCGGCGGCGCTGCTCGTCGTCGCCGAGATCGGCGTGCTGTTCGCGGGCGTCTGCGCCCGCTACGTCTTCCACAAGCCGCTGATCTGGTCGGACGAGCTCGCCGGCATCCTCTTTCTGTGGCTCGCCATGCTCGGGGCCGCCGTCGCGTTCCAGCGCGGCGAGCACATGCGCATGACGGCGGCTGTTGGACGGCTGTCGAGCCAGATGCAGTCGTTCCTCGATGTGCTCGCGATCGCCGCCCCGCTCGCCTTCCTCATCCTCGTCATCGATCCCGCCTATGAGTTCGCCGCCGACGAAGCGATCATCACCACGCCGGCGCTGGAATTGTCCAACCTTTGGCGCGCGGCGGCGCTGCCGACCGGGCTCGGCATCATGCTGGTCATGGCCGTGCTGCGGCTGTGCACGCTCGGCGAATGGAAGCTGGTCGGCGGCGCCGCGCTGCTGATCGGCGCGATCGGCATTGGCTTGTATCTCCTTGGGCCGGCGCTGATCCCGCTCGGCAACCTCAATCTCCTGATCTTCTTCGTCGGCCTTGTCGCGCTCCTGGTGTTCGCCGCCGTGCCGATCGCCTTCGCCTTCGGCCTCGCCACCTTCGCCTACATCACCTTGACCACGAACACGCCGTCGACGGTGGTGATCGGCCGCATGGACGAGGGCATGAGCCATCTCATTCTGCTCTCTGTGCCGCTGTTCGTCTTCCTCGGCCTCCTGATCGAGATGACCGGCATGGCGCGGGCGATGGTCGGCTTCCTCGCGAGCCTGCTCGGCCATGTCCGCGGCGGCCTGCAATATGTGCTGGTCGCAGCGATGTATCTCGTCTCCGGCATTTCCGGCTCCAAGGCCGCCGACATGGCCGCGGTCGCGCCGGTGCTGTTTCCGGAAATGGTCAAGCGCGGCGCCAAGCCCGGCGATCTCGTGGCGCTGTTGTCGGCGACCGGTGCGCAGACCGAGACCATCCCGCCGAGTCTCGTGCTCATCACGATCGGCTCGGTCACCGGCGTGTCGATCGCGGCGCTGTTCACCGGCGGCCTGCTGCCTGGCCTGGTGCTCGCCTTCATGCTGTGCGTCGTGGTCTGGCAGCGCTATCGCGGCGAGGACCTGTCGCATGTCAGCAAGGCCAGCCTGGGCATGATCGCGAAGAGCTTCGTCATCGCGCTCCCGGCTGTGGCGCTGCCTTTCATCATCCGCGCTGCCGTGGTCGGCGGCGTCGCGACCGCGACCGAAGTCTCGACCATCGGCATCGTCTACTCCGCACTGTGTGGCCTCCTGCTGTATCGCCGCTTCGACTGGCGCCGGCTGGCATCGATGCTGATCGAGACCGCGGCGCTGTCAGGCGCGATCCTGCTGATCATCGGCGCCGCCACCGGCATGGCCTGGGCGCTGACGCAGTCCGGCTTTTCCACCGCGCTGGCGCGCTTCATGACCAATCTGCCGGGTGGCGCGCCGATGTTCCTGGCTGTCACCATCGCGGCCTTCATCGTGCTCGGCAGCGTGCTCGAAGGCATCCCGGCGATCGTGCTGTTCGGCCCGCTGCTGTTTCCGATCGCCAAGCAGATCGGCATCCACGAGGTGCATTACGCGATGGTGGTGATCCTGGCGATGGGCATCGGCCTGTTCGCGCCGCCGTTCGGTGTCGGCTACTACGCCGCGTGCGCGATCAGCCGGATTCATCCGGATATGGGGATCAGGCCGATGCTCGGCTACACTCTGGCGCTGCTGATCGGCACGATCGTGATCGCGGCGGTGCCGTGGTTCTCGATCGGCCTTTTGCACTGA
- a CDS encoding AMP-binding protein translates to MRDLLNFGQMLSAHARMSPERTGARDLERAMSFSLWNDRACRLANALLGLGLAKGDRVAILAYNCVEWCEIYAATAKAGLVALPINFRLTAPEVQFIVQNAEASAIIVQDDLIGLVEEARKDLGIAADRFIHFGTKPRPAGYRGYEDIIAQAASREPDQQVALSDPWTLMYTSGTTGKPKGVLRSHRSAVLLSMVTEIELKLSRNDGALLVMPMCHANSLNFFGAFGYVGGVNSIYSRKSFDPEHAVTTLADGGSTFTSLVPTHYIMMLDLPRAIRTQHDFSAVTKLMISSAPARPETKREVMEMFPKSGLYELYGATETGWVTMLHPHEQFTKLGSVGRECVGAAPIRILDEAGNEVPDGEAGELYSSNAHTFDCYWRLPEKTKEAFRGDYCSVGDMARRDADGYIHLADRKSNMIISGGENIYPSEVEALVGAHPGVKDIAVVGLPDDKWGERVHAVIVPRDGTTVKECELVDWAKERLAGFKRPRSYAFITDSEMPRNATGKILHRELKKRFS, encoded by the coding sequence ATGAGGGATCTCTTGAATTTCGGCCAGATGCTATCGGCTCACGCGCGCATGTCGCCGGAGCGCACCGGCGCCCGCGACCTCGAGCGCGCGATGAGCTTTTCGCTCTGGAACGATCGCGCCTGCCGGCTCGCCAACGCGCTGCTCGGACTTGGCCTCGCCAAGGGCGACCGCGTCGCGATCCTGGCCTACAACTGCGTCGAGTGGTGCGAGATCTATGCGGCCACGGCCAAGGCCGGCCTCGTCGCGCTGCCGATCAATTTCCGCCTCACTGCGCCGGAGGTGCAGTTCATCGTCCAGAACGCCGAAGCGTCTGCCATCATCGTGCAGGACGATCTCATCGGCCTCGTCGAGGAGGCGCGCAAGGATCTCGGCATTGCGGCCGATCGCTTCATCCATTTCGGCACCAAGCCGCGTCCAGCGGGTTATCGCGGCTATGAGGACATCATCGCACAGGCGGCGTCGCGCGAGCCGGACCAGCAGGTTGCGCTGTCCGATCCCTGGACCTTGATGTACACCTCGGGCACGACCGGCAAGCCGAAGGGCGTGCTGCGCAGCCATCGCAGCGCCGTGCTGCTGTCGATGGTCACCGAGATCGAGCTGAAACTGAGCCGCAATGACGGCGCGCTCCTGGTGATGCCGATGTGCCATGCCAACTCGCTGAACTTCTTCGGTGCCTTCGGCTATGTCGGCGGGGTCAACTCGATCTATTCGCGCAAGAGTTTTGATCCCGAGCACGCGGTGACGACGCTCGCCGACGGCGGCTCGACCTTCACCTCGCTGGTGCCGACGCACTACATCATGATGCTCGATCTGCCGCGCGCGATCCGGACGCAGCACGATTTCAGCGCGGTCACCAAGCTGATGATCTCCTCGGCCCCGGCACGCCCGGAGACCAAGCGCGAGGTGATGGAGATGTTCCCGAAGTCGGGCCTCTACGAGCTCTACGGCGCAACCGAGACAGGCTGGGTGACCATGCTGCATCCGCATGAGCAGTTCACCAAGCTCGGCTCCGTGGGGCGCGAATGCGTCGGCGCCGCGCCGATCCGCATCCTCGATGAAGCCGGCAACGAGGTGCCGGACGGCGAGGCGGGCGAGCTCTATTCCTCCAACGCGCACACCTTCGACTGCTACTGGCGCCTGCCTGAAAAGACCAAGGAGGCGTTCCGCGGCGACTATTGCTCGGTCGGCGACATGGCGCGCCGCGACGCCGACGGCTACATCCACCTCGCCGACCGCAAGAGCAACATGATCATCTCCGGCGGCGAGAACATTTATCCGTCAGAGGTCGAGGCGCTGGTCGGCGCGCATCCCGGCGTGAAGGACATCGCGGTGGTCGGCCTGCCCGACGACAAATGGGGCGAGCGCGTTCATGCCGTGATCGTGCCGCGCGACGGCACGACGGTGAAGGAGTGCGAGCTGGTCGACTGGGCCAAGGAGCGTCTCGCCGGCTTCAAGCGGCCGCGCAGCTACGCATTCATCACCGACAGCGAGATGCCGCGCAATGCCACCGGCAAGATCCTGCACCGCGAGCTGAAGAAGCGGTTTTCGTAA
- a CDS encoding AEC family transporter, with translation MQAVLNSALPIFALILTGFLCGRFGVFDRTATDNLNRFAVYLALPALIFTAMSKIGVEQVSQFGFIGAFCGGIAATFATGFVISRLRGRRIANASIEGLDAGYSNVGFMGIPMCLLVFGPDSAPASIIATLFTACVLFLFAIVVVEMDLQKGATLGATVVKVARSLLTSPLFIAPVAGLAVGLSGFALPAPFMSFTSLLGGAASPAALVCIGLFLAQERVVTHDATSIAILVSLKLVMQPAVTALLAFHVFSMPPLWSHSAVILSALPIGSGPFTIAKLHGLEAGVTSGSILVSHIFAVLTVSLLVAWLAPG, from the coding sequence ATGCAGGCCGTTCTCAACTCCGCTCTTCCCATCTTCGCGCTGATCCTCACGGGGTTCCTGTGCGGCAGGTTCGGTGTGTTCGATCGCACCGCGACCGACAATCTCAACCGCTTCGCGGTCTATCTGGCGCTGCCGGCACTGATCTTCACGGCGATGTCCAAGATCGGCGTCGAGCAGGTCAGCCAGTTCGGCTTCATCGGTGCCTTCTGCGGCGGCATCGCCGCGACCTTTGCCACCGGCTTCGTCATCAGCCGGCTGCGCGGCCGCCGCATCGCCAACGCCAGCATCGAGGGACTCGATGCGGGTTACAGCAATGTCGGCTTCATGGGCATTCCGATGTGCCTCCTGGTGTTCGGCCCGGACAGCGCGCCGGCCTCGATCATCGCGACCTTGTTCACGGCCTGCGTGCTGTTCCTGTTCGCGATCGTCGTGGTCGAGATGGATCTGCAGAAGGGCGCCACTCTGGGTGCGACGGTCGTGAAGGTCGCACGCTCGCTGCTGACGAGCCCGCTGTTCATCGCGCCCGTCGCCGGCCTCGCGGTGGGCCTCAGCGGCTTCGCGCTGCCGGCGCCGTTCATGAGCTTCACAAGCTTGCTCGGCGGCGCCGCCTCGCCGGCGGCGCTGGTCTGCATCGGCTTGTTCCTGGCGCAGGAGCGCGTGGTGACGCACGATGCGACGTCGATTGCGATTCTCGTCTCGCTGAAGCTCGTGATGCAGCCGGCGGTGACGGCGCTGCTGGCGTTTCACGTCTTCTCCATGCCGCCGCTGTGGTCGCATTCGGCGGTCATCCTCAGCGCGTTGCCGATCGGCTCGGGGCCGTTCACGATCGCCAAGCTCCACGGCCTCGAAGCCGGCGTCACCTCCGGCTCGATCCTGGTCTCGCACATCTTCGCCGTCCTCACCGTCTCGCTGCTCGTAGCCTGGCTCGCGCCGGGCTGA
- a CDS encoding molybdopterin cofactor-binding domain-containing protein has product MNTHVKNAAGERIASHSPDLSRRSFLVGTAATGLVLGYAGLADSALAATTPSAFEPTVWYSIAPDGLVTVTCGKADMGQHIASTMAQIICEELGAAWKDMRVQLASNDPKFNDPVLGAQITGGSWSTMMNFDAMSRAGAAGRIALTEAAATAMGVPAKELVVRDGVVMHPKTKKQMSYAEIVKSGKITKSFTPDELKAITLKTPDQYTMIGVSVPQLDIPSKTNGTAKYGIDTMLPGMVYGKVVTPPVRFGATVKSVDDSEAKKVPGFIKAVTLDDKTGSTSGWVVAVANTYANARKAADALKISYDNGPYANVSTASILAEAKTLQAQDDSGQFFVKDGDATAALSGAAKVLEAEYTTSINIHAPLEPMNATAEFKGDILHIYSGNQFATRSGAIAAGAAGIDPKYVVMHQAWLGGGFGRRLDADMMVPAVQAAKAVGKPVKVIYSRENDMTMDYSRPLTYQKVKAGLDSDGKLIALSHDVVSAWPTARWGIPDFLTPSVDKKGPLDSFTVNGADFFYTVPNHHVRAIKNELAHNATPSGQLRSVAPGWTFWAVESMIDEIAAASGQDPAQFRIALLDGKGKNDGGAQRLCNTLLAAMGLSGYGAKKLPKGEGMGVACVSSQERATASWTACVAHVAVADNGAVTVKKLTVATDVGTQVHPDNIRAQVEGAALWGLSLAMYEKATLKDGGIEQTNFDSYTPLRMSQVPEVAIAVIANGEKATGVGEPAVTVVAPALGNAIYNACGARLRSLPITAEAVKAAMKA; this is encoded by the coding sequence ATGAATACACATGTGAAGAACGCCGCGGGCGAGCGCATCGCCAGCCACAGCCCTGATCTCAGCCGCCGCTCCTTCCTGGTCGGCACCGCCGCCACCGGCCTCGTGCTCGGCTATGCCGGCCTCGCCGATTCCGCGCTCGCCGCGACCACGCCCTCGGCCTTCGAGCCGACCGTGTGGTACTCGATCGCACCCGATGGTCTGGTCACCGTGACCTGCGGCAAGGCCGACATGGGCCAGCACATTGCCTCCACCATGGCGCAGATCATCTGCGAGGAGCTCGGGGCGGCCTGGAAGGACATGCGCGTCCAGCTCGCCTCCAACGATCCGAAGTTCAACGACCCCGTGCTCGGCGCCCAGATCACCGGCGGCAGCTGGAGCACGATGATGAACTTCGACGCCATGAGCCGCGCCGGCGCTGCCGGACGCATCGCGCTCACCGAAGCCGCTGCGACCGCGATGGGCGTGCCGGCCAAGGAGCTCGTGGTGCGCGACGGCGTCGTGATGCATCCGAAGACCAAGAAGCAGATGAGCTATGCCGAGATCGTCAAGAGCGGCAAGATCACCAAGAGCTTCACGCCCGACGAGCTCAAGGCGATCACGCTGAAGACGCCCGATCAATACACCATGATCGGCGTCTCGGTGCCGCAGCTCGACATCCCGTCGAAGACCAACGGCACCGCGAAGTACGGCATCGATACGATGCTGCCGGGCATGGTCTACGGCAAGGTGGTCACGCCACCGGTCCGTTTCGGCGCGACAGTGAAGTCGGTGGATGACTCGGAGGCCAAGAAGGTCCCGGGCTTCATCAAGGCGGTCACGCTCGATGACAAGACCGGCTCCACGTCAGGGTGGGTGGTCGCAGTTGCCAACACCTATGCCAATGCCAGGAAGGCGGCGGATGCGCTGAAGATCAGCTACGACAACGGCCCGTACGCCAATGTCAGCACCGCGAGCATCCTCGCCGAGGCCAAGACGCTTCAGGCCCAGGATGACTCCGGACAGTTCTTCGTCAAGGACGGCGATGCCACGGCCGCGCTGTCCGGTGCGGCCAAGGTGCTGGAGGCGGAGTACACCACCAGCATCAACATCCACGCGCCGCTGGAGCCGATGAACGCGACCGCCGAGTTCAAGGGCGACATCCTGCACATCTACTCCGGCAACCAGTTCGCGACCCGCTCCGGCGCGATCGCGGCCGGTGCCGCCGGGATCGACCCGAAATATGTCGTGATGCACCAGGCCTGGCTCGGCGGCGGCTTCGGCCGCAGGCTCGATGCCGACATGATGGTGCCGGCGGTGCAGGCGGCCAAGGCCGTCGGCAAGCCGGTCAAGGTGATCTACTCCCGCGAGAACGACATGACGATGGACTACTCGCGGCCGCTCACCTACCAGAAGGTCAAGGCGGGGCTCGACAGCGACGGCAAGCTGATCGCGCTCAGCCACGACGTCGTCTCGGCCTGGCCGACGGCGCGCTGGGGCATCCCGGACTTCCTGACGCCCTCGGTCGACAAGAAGGGCCCGCTGGACTCGTTCACGGTCAACGGCGCCGACTTCTTCTACACCGTGCCCAACCATCATGTGCGCGCGATCAAGAACGAGCTCGCGCATAATGCGACGCCGTCGGGGCAGCTCCGCTCGGTGGCGCCGGGTTGGACGTTCTGGGCGGTCGAGAGCATGATCGACGAGATCGCGGCCGCGTCGGGTCAGGACCCGGCCCAGTTCCGCATCGCGCTGCTCGACGGCAAGGGCAAGAACGATGGCGGCGCGCAGCGGCTGTGCAACACGCTGCTCGCGGCGATGGGCCTGTCAGGCTATGGCGCCAAGAAGCTGCCGAAGGGCGAGGGCATGGGCGTCGCCTGCGTGTCGTCGCAGGAGCGCGCGACCGCGAGCTGGACGGCGTGCGTCGCCCATGTCGCGGTCGCCGACAACGGCGCGGTCACGGTGAAGAAGCTCACCGTGGCGACCGATGTCGGCACGCAGGTGCATCCCGACAACATCCGCGCCCAGGTCGAGGGCGCGGCGCTGTGGGGCCTGTCGCTGGCGATGTACGAGAAGGCGACGCTGAAGGACGGCGGCATCGAGCAGACCAACTTCGACAGCTACACGCCGCTGCGCATGAGTCAGGTGCCGGAGGTCGCGATCGCCGTGATCGCCAATGGCGAGAAGGCGACCGGCGTCGGCGAGCCCGCGGTGACCGTGGTCGCGCCTGCGCTCGGCAACGCCATCTACAACGCCTGCGGCGCCCGGCTGCGGTCGCTGCCGATCACGGCGGAGGCGGTGAAGGCGGCGATGAAGGCCTAG
- a CDS encoding TRAP transporter substrate-binding protein, protein MLKVSRRALLTIAAGAAAAGYVLKTPAVLAQSAPLKLKFGNDLPAAHSVNVRLREAVDTITAETKGQVEISLFPNNQLGSDSDMMTQLRSGALELATMPGTVMSTLIPTASLTGVGFAFTSYDKVWAAMDGEVGGFIRRNIEKVGLVPFESVWDNGFRQITTSTKPINTPADLANFKIRVPVVPLWVSMFSAFGASPISVPLSEAYSALQTKIADGQENPLALIESAKFYEVQKFCSLTNHSWDGFWLLSSGKIWKTIPQDVQKLLQTTFNAAAKKQRADIVQANADLQKSLEGKGLTFNRTDAELFQATLAKTSFYKDAKAKFGDEAWSLLQRYAGNIS, encoded by the coding sequence ATGCTCAAGGTCAGCCGTCGCGCGTTGTTGACCATTGCTGCCGGCGCCGCCGCCGCTGGCTATGTCTTGAAAACCCCCGCCGTTCTGGCGCAGTCCGCGCCACTCAAGCTGAAATTCGGCAACGATCTGCCGGCCGCCCACTCGGTCAATGTGCGGCTGCGCGAGGCGGTCGACACGATCACCGCGGAGACCAAGGGGCAGGTCGAGATCAGCCTGTTTCCGAACAATCAACTCGGCAGCGACAGCGACATGATGACTCAGTTGCGCTCCGGCGCGCTCGAGCTCGCAACCATGCCGGGCACCGTGATGTCGACCTTGATCCCGACCGCATCGCTCACCGGCGTCGGCTTCGCCTTCACCAGCTACGACAAGGTGTGGGCGGCGATGGACGGCGAGGTCGGCGGCTTCATCCGACGCAACATCGAGAAGGTCGGGCTGGTCCCCTTCGAGAGCGTCTGGGACAACGGCTTTCGGCAGATCACAACCAGCACCAAGCCGATCAACACGCCGGCCGATCTCGCCAACTTCAAGATCCGTGTGCCGGTCGTGCCGCTGTGGGTCTCCATGTTCTCCGCCTTTGGCGCCTCGCCGATCAGCGTGCCCTTGAGTGAGGCCTATTCTGCACTGCAGACCAAGATCGCCGATGGCCAGGAGAACCCGCTGGCATTGATCGAGTCGGCCAAGTTCTACGAGGTGCAGAAGTTCTGCTCGCTGACCAATCACAGCTGGGACGGCTTCTGGCTGCTGTCGAGCGGCAAGATCTGGAAGACGATCCCGCAGGACGTGCAGAAGCTGTTGCAGACGACGTTCAATGCGGCCGCCAAGAAGCAACGCGCCGACATCGTCCAGGCCAATGCCGACCTGCAGAAGAGCCTGGAAGGCAAGGGCCTGACCTTCAACAGGACCGATGCCGAGCTGTTCCAGGCGACGCTCGCCAAGACCAGCTTCTACAAGGACGCCAAGGCCAAGTTCGGCGACGAGGCGTGGTCGCTGCTGCAGCGCTACGCTGGCAATATCAGCTGA
- a CDS encoding thiamine pyrophosphate-binding protein: MKVSPDSAADLIARLLKRRGVNRVFALCGGHIMPIWMRLDAAGIQIIDVRDERAAVHMAQAHAELTGELGVALVTAGPGMTNAITGIANAHVSRAPVLVLSGGNPRPQENRGGLQDMDHTQLVRSITRYARTVREPSLVLQELDEAIARAFGDGGEPGPVFIDFPVDTLRGIVPKALQLEEHLAPKPRTATRPDPAEVERAVELLWSARRVLVISGRGARGAGPELIGLLDRLGAVYLDTGESRGLVPDDHLSVVGAMRGAVMGDADVVLTVGRKLDFQLAYGSPAVFKDAKFVRISDTASELRDNRRGAAEILAAPAETLRAIVALAGNRESAVDKSWAAKLRASHQERAAKLKQSMAAAPSGSDARLHPNRVLSAIQDAIGNDAVVITDGGDFLSFARVGLSAPLMLDPGPFGCIGVGVPYGIAASLAYPDKPVVVATGDGAFGFNAIEVDTAVRHKAPVLIVVANNGAWQIEVHDQTVTHGKVVGTKLQFADHAAMARAFGMHAERVETEEQLGPAVQRALANRPALLDVVVTPEAVSSDAKTGLAWVPDLQPLAAWDEAERKWRGS; this comes from the coding sequence ATGAAAGTCTCGCCCGACAGTGCCGCCGACCTGATCGCTCGCCTGCTCAAGCGCCGGGGCGTCAACCGCGTGTTCGCGCTGTGCGGCGGCCACATCATGCCGATCTGGATGCGGCTCGACGCGGCGGGGATCCAGATCATCGACGTCCGCGACGAACGCGCCGCGGTCCACATGGCGCAAGCGCATGCAGAGCTGACCGGCGAGCTCGGCGTCGCGCTGGTCACGGCAGGACCCGGCATGACCAATGCGATCACCGGCATTGCGAATGCCCACGTCTCGCGCGCGCCGGTGCTGGTGCTGTCCGGCGGCAATCCACGGCCGCAGGAGAACCGCGGTGGGCTGCAGGACATGGACCACACCCAGCTGGTGCGCTCGATCACGCGCTACGCGCGCACCGTGCGCGAGCCGTCGCTCGTGCTGCAGGAGCTGGATGAGGCGATCGCACGCGCCTTCGGCGATGGCGGCGAGCCCGGTCCCGTCTTCATCGACTTCCCGGTCGACACCTTGCGCGGCATCGTTCCGAAGGCGCTGCAGCTCGAGGAGCATCTCGCGCCGAAGCCGCGTACGGCGACGCGGCCCGATCCGGCCGAGGTCGAGAGGGCGGTCGAGCTCTTGTGGTCGGCGCGCCGCGTACTCGTCATCTCCGGCCGCGGCGCGCGCGGCGCAGGGCCCGAGCTGATCGGCCTGCTCGACCGCCTCGGCGCCGTCTATCTCGACACAGGCGAGAGCAGGGGTCTCGTGCCCGACGATCATCTATCGGTGGTTGGCGCGATGCGCGGCGCCGTGATGGGCGATGCCGACGTGGTGCTGACGGTCGGCCGGAAGCTCGACTTCCAGCTCGCCTATGGTTCGCCTGCCGTGTTCAAGGATGCCAAGTTCGTCCGCATCAGCGACACCGCGAGCGAGCTGCGCGACAACCGCCGCGGCGCGGCCGAGATTCTCGCCGCACCCGCGGAAACGCTCCGTGCGATCGTCGCGCTGGCTGGCAACCGCGAATCGGCTGTCGACAAATCATGGGCGGCGAAGCTGCGCGCCAGCCATCAGGAGCGTGCCGCCAAGCTGAAGCAGAGCATGGCGGCGGCGCCTTCCGGCTCAGACGCAAGGCTGCATCCAAATCGTGTGCTCTCGGCCATCCAGGACGCGATCGGCAATGATGCCGTCGTCATCACTGACGGCGGCGACTTCCTGTCCTTCGCCCGTGTCGGCTTGAGCGCGCCCTTGATGCTCGACCCCGGCCCGTTCGGATGCATCGGCGTCGGCGTGCCCTATGGCATCGCCGCGAGCCTCGCTTATCCCGATAAGCCGGTGGTGGTCGCGACCGGCGACGGCGCGTTCGGCTTCAATGCGATCGAGGTGGATACCGCCGTCCGCCACAAGGCGCCGGTGCTGATCGTCGTCGCCAACAACGGCGCCTGGCAGATCGAGGTACACGACCAGACCGTCACGCACGGCAAGGTGGTCGGCACGAAGCTGCAATTCGCCGATCACGCCGCCATGGCGCGCGCCTTCGGCATGCATGCCGAGAGGGTCGAGACCGAGGAACAGCTGGGGCCTGCGGTCCAGCGCGCACTGGCCAACCGTCCGGCGCTGCTCGACGTGGTGGTGACGCCGGAGGCGGTGTCGTCGGATGCCAAGACGGGACTTGCGTGGGTGCCGGACCTGCAGCCGCTGGCGGCGTGGGACGAGGCGGAGCGGAAGTGGCGCGGCTCGTGA